cgtcataccctatcagtgtgtcttacggcctcagggtcgtgtttgatgcgtcttgtaagacatcaacacagaAGTGCCTAAACGAactgttgatggttggtcctaaAATCCAcgaagagttgtattcaacTATTCTTCGGCtccggctgaacagattcgctctgataCATTGaaatacattccctcgagctgccgaagttattgggtccgacttttacgtcgacgaaattttaacgggtgctggttgcattgaggagctaaaaacaattaaatctgaagtaactcaggttcttcaaaacgctggCTTAATGTTAACCcgacaacgcgacgaacttcgtcagagcgagtcgccacttcgcagaccttcgtcggagaatcgaggacgaggtcgacgCGGTCACGCAATACGCATTAAGAAACggatgcgtatttgcgttcataccgccgcgggctccgtacatgggcggactatgggaggcaggtgtgaagtctgcaaaacacctactcctacgagcggtGGGGAACGCCAGGTTgaccgcggaggagctgcagaccgtcGTCATTGGAGTCGGGGCCGTCTTGAACTCACGACCCCTGggggctctgagtcaggacccaagcgacggcgaGGCGCTTACTCCCGGACACCTGTTGACAGGCGGGCAGCTCATCGCCCCACCTGCACCACGTACcccggaccagcagggtctaacgtgcttgGCGGCTTGTCTCGAAAATCAAGCAAACATTTTGGTAGCGATGGTGCCGGGTACGTCTTGGGCCTACcggcgcggtcgaagtggcagcaCCAGGAGGACGACATCCGGATGGGCGAGAtggtcctgatcgcagaggatcaccagccgccacaacagtggcCCACAGGAAAGGTATTAGCAACGCAcgccggcgcggacggaagggtcGCGTAAGGACAAGCTCTGGAACGGAATATAGGAGTGcagtccacaagctggcgcggctgccagtgAGTTGAAGCCGGATGGAGCCATTCAATGGGGCCAGTGCTAACGGATTCGTCGTGGTCGATTGGATTTGATATTAATTTGAAGTTGttgtttatttgaattttattttgtagttgAATTGTTAGTATCTAAATCTAGTATAAGATAGCTAAGGGCGGAAAGCTCATACTCGCTCTTGTGGGAATTTGCCCCGCTTCGCTgaaatagataagttaggcttaagactAGAGAAAATATAGATCGAATTATAACGTTGACAAGGACACATctttttcgttttggttttcttattttttatatatattaaataaaaaataagagtgGCTGCtaactcttattttttattttttttttgtgctttatcgtgggagataaactaatctcattTAATACACACTGATTTGTATACGTCAATATAAGCCACGAAAActtctttaaaaacaaatacaacTAGCGAATGCAAAATTCAAAAAGGACATCGTTGACCACGATTGATTAACAACGCGTTCTTCACTATACGCGATTCCTATTTACTTTCTCCCACAACAAATTCATCGCTGCAAGCAGGAAATACGGAGGAAGGACACTTTCGGAGAAACCCATACTGCAAATTTTGGGGTTGCATCGTGTATACAAAATTTAAGGATCCCAAGGCTGTCGACCTCGGTTGGATGGAAATCCTAATTCACAAAATATTGCATCCATAGAAAAACTGGCCGGCGAATTGGACGGCGAGAGAATTGGCCGGCGGCCATGGAAAGGGGGGTGGGGGTTTCACATTGCGCATTTCATGACAGTCGGAGTGAACAGAGCGGAAAAGCCGTTTGACTGTCAGCGTTCAATGATTGTattaattatacccttgcagacagtattataattttggtccttctgtccgtctgtctgtctgcttCTACGAGaaatagtctctcagttttaaagctatcgtctgaagctttgcacacacacttctttcctttgcacgcagtatataagttggatcgaccgattatatcctatagctgccatattactGATTTATCGGAAACGCTATAACtccggtgtttttaaagttaaagagtTCGGATcttgtacgaatgctatttttggttatACGACATACCATATTTCATAAGGatgggccgactatatcatatagctgccatataactgaacgttcGGAAATGACtgaccatataactgaacgatcggaaatggtatttggtaaaaataactacttttgtattttttgaaatagaagcttgtggctttttttttaagattttgtattgtaataaattagttatattatgatattgtCAAAAGAACCGGCcaattatatccgatgtttgcgatatttatCCGGTTTTACCTTCAAGGGTAACttcaacttcggttccgcccgaagttagctttactttcttgttttttgttactAATTCTTTATTTTGGTTTGAAACTAATTTGAAACACATTAAACAATTTATaatactaaataaaataaatgtatatatatttaatacatattatattaaatgaaAACGTACCTTCCAACGCTCTTTGACTACATGACCCGGTTGTAGCAAGTCTTCTGAAGTCATTTTGGTGGCTTGCTTTTCTTTGGGGCCTAACACGATTCTAGTTTTTTCGAGTTCTGTAGCTTGAGATGTAAGTCGAATTTTTGCCGGCAGTTGAAAAGTAACACGACTCCGCACGCCTAACCGGCTGTGTTTGGCTGGCAGAGTCACTGACCGCTGAAGGACATTTGGAGAAGGCTGCTTTAAAATTTCTGTTTCGTCAGCCCCagcatctaaaaaaaatcgttGCTGATGACAGGATTGAAGAGCTGTACCAACAGATGGCGGCTTTGAGGATGGTGGCGGATGTAATCTGAGCCGATTCCTGTTTTCATGATTTAAAATAAGATACTGCGCTCTGTTAAAGGGTGTAACAACCGAAAGGTCCACATTGGTATGGTCCACTGCTGTATGTTCGTCGTTTCTggaaaaagtaaaatttttacatttattataTCGGGATATAAAGGTAAAGCAACATTTTGTTACACATAGTCGTAATACTTGTATGTATGTCGAatgtattaaatttattaatgcTAAATAACACTAAAATTATTTCATTAGCTTGACGAGAAAAAAGAAGCTTGTCTCTTGGGTTAAAggttttcaatttgttttttttttaaattatggtttaaatagtaaattataCGAATTATATTTTTCGGTACGGTTTACAATGCATGCAGGATAATTGAGGTTTTGTTGATTTTAATTTCCAATACATAAATAACGAAAAACaggaatattttatatttgtgttatatttatattttgtgcaaaaaatatgtttttgatattggttttgttttagttGGCATAGTTTCGTTTTGCGATACCTCGGGACAAGAGGAGATGGGTGAAAGCCGCCAAAGCATTCAAGCAAGAACGAGGCAAATCCCCAGTCTGTAAGGACATGGGGTGGTTTCAGGGCAGTATCAAAGTGGTGGTGTGCGGCGATGTAGAATTCGTGACGCTGTAAAAGGGAGGGTAGCTGCGGAAGGAGAGCTTGGTGAGGTCTATGAGTACGCCAAACTTGTTGCGCTGAGGTGGTGCGACGTCACCGTAAAGGTGTACAAATCTGACTCCCGATCTGCGACAGAACATCAGCCGAAATCTCAAAGGAGATTAACCTCAGATATTGAAGGTAGGCTTCACAACTCACGCTTCTTTGCCACACTGAATGGCAGCAAGTCGGATGAATGATGTACACATATCAAACGACGTAGAGGCGGAAGGCACAGTGATGTAGGAGAATTTCGCAGATGTTCTTATGGATTCtgcaaataaacctccaccaccgTAAGCCAGCCTCAGCTGCTCTCCTGCTTCATCTGGCTGAGGATGGAACAGACATCGTCTTAATCAAGGAACCCAAGTTGGTAGGAGGAAGAGTTTCTTGGCTAGGAGCAAGGACTACCAGCTGAAGGTATAAAACCTGCATTCCTGTTTAAAAACATACTTAAGTTATACTTAAGTCAAACCTGTTTCTCTGTAAGAAGGAAAATGACAcgtaacaagaaaggaaagctaacttcgggcggagccgaagttgatatacccttgcagttaaagccggatatatatcgcaaacatcggatatagtcggccgatccttatgtttacatcataataaaaccaattaattacaatacaaaatctaaaaaaaagtcccaagcttctatcttcaaaaatacgaaagttgatttttctaccaaataccattcccgatcgatcagttatatggcagctataggatatagtcggccgatcctggtcgttccgacttatatactgcgtgcaaaggaaagaagggtgtgtgcaaactTTCAAGTCGATAACTTTAaagctgagagactagttcgcgtagaaacagacagacagacggacatgctcatatcaactcaggaggtgatcctgatcaagaatatatatactttatagggtcggagatgtctccttcactgagttgcacacttttggacaaaattataataccctctgcaagggtataatgagttaccaacaaaaaaatataataaataaaaccaaacaTGCCCGATGTGCAATATGCCCGGGCATCATTTAGCACTCTGAATTCTGAAGAAACggcacaaaaacttaaaatgcCAAAAGAAAAACCGCACACAGAAATGAGTGGAGTATCACCAATAGGTGCATGTGTTTCAGATCACAAATTAatattgataataaaaaataacagtAACTATTCAAAAGAATTTAGCACAAACGCAATTATTTTACCAAAACTTATGAAATATCTTCCcacaaatgaattttttattaattagtcGGATTGGAAAGAGTTCTATTCAGCGGATCCCAATTTCGATTAACCTGGTCGAATTGACCTTCTAATTGGTGCGGATTTATATCCCCTAATTTTACAGTATCGAGCTAAAACATATGGACCGATGTTGGGAGGTAGAAGAAGAGGATAGCATTGACTTAGAGATAAAtttgtgaaaattaaaaaaaaaatatttaaaaaaaaattcaattgaaaaatATGCTGTAGCTATCCCTTTTAAAgaccgtcagccaacgggtacaacaggggaacctacacgcaagcaattgcgtacCGTGTACACCGCAAGTAGTGCAACtgtactctccacgtgagggcggctggtaacaggtcccggtaaggtcatgtctctgccgaggatgctgactaaatcaccccaatccaaggtggaacagcatatgccgaaggatgcgtgttCGAAGGGGGGCTccgacgctaatatgcgaactctgggggaccggccgacctcccaggCTTATCCCAGGCCGACGTCTCAGGCTTATCGTGACAAGCatgctatgtcatgatggacgaaccccttcccgcctactcgtgggaccaaaataTGAACACTACCATTCCAAATAAAAACCTTagtggagaacggaactccctaaaaaagtccggaaatggggtcagTCACCCGTCAAACTTCAAGGctctcaaaagccaaggagttgctaaGATAgagaagccccccacagagcggcaacatctggaggcgggacgcgccggtgcagagtaggttgccaaggcttcttcttccaaagcggggctagcaatgggaccaccgaacggcgtggaggtccgggagcgtctcactcgacgcagcgtaaaggctctgtgaggctggatccgaaCAAACGTGctgggtcagaccctgccTAGGAGATCGTGCCAAGCGTgaaaaggcagaggtccacggagggagaagccccccaggctaaccgctcgttcgccgaagtgacgaagggaagaaccctaattagagtcctggacaagggctccaaggatgtgctcatccccaaggacctttggcgacgagtggtaaacgagttgcatgggcgcttcgaGGAAGAGATGCTGCGaagcggaggacccccaccagaatgcaaAGACGCAGGACGGTACAAGGGTAGCGTTAAGGTAATTGCCTGctaagacgcgcgatcggtagatACCTACAAGCCTATGgtagcatcgcttggagaggtctaccctggagctaagctggtggcggttgactgggaggAGATCCCAAGCAAACCAAGGCCGCGAGTTTGGCTCACTGAAAAGCCATACCATACTAATAATAACCATACTAACGATGCTTAGGATGGGCAATCCGACGCTTCCCACgtcggactggagagtcgccaaggtcgaggaggcggtgggactgcggaggcaggtcgtcctcaccctcgacgaggagaccgtaaaagccctcgagaggacggagcaccggctgaagtacggattcgaacacgtttcggtccgtatctacaaatccgatgcgaaggtcaagccaggaggtatcgggctggaggcagacacgaaagagccagacttggaggagccgaccgaagaggggcacccggaaggaatgtcggatgaggacatcctggaagggtacacctcggaggagagcgacttggcaagggcacttagtggagtcggaatggaggaggactctctgctgagctccgagacggaggcagaagttactgtggtggagaatcgtAAGAATGTCCCTGATaatcttgcagataaaccTCCATCACACTAAAGCGACGTCAGCTGCCCCTCGTACTCCACCttgccgagagtggagctgatgtggccctcctccaggaaccctggatccttggagacaggattcttgggttggggcgtcggagtataggctctgcaaagccgatacaacaggtaaaaagcgagcctgcatcctcgcaaaaaagaaccttaacctctttttgctacccaatttcagcaatgatgACCACATAGCTGCAGCCacagagagcccaaatggccctctaagggtatgttcggcgtatttgggtcacgaccaggaggccctccccccgcacgcgctactcaaacagctggtggaagacagcaagaagcacaagatcgacctgatcatagttagcgatgctaacgcccatcatcatcagtggggaagcacGGACATGAATGAGAGGGGTGaatcaatcttcgattttatcctaggctccaatcttctggtgggtaacaggggtacagaacccacctaCAGAACTCATAGTCAAGAActgaagggaagtacttgacatcTCTTTTTACTCTGACTCCCTAGCAGACAacattgttagatggggagtcctaaagaaacactctttctcggaccaccgaaacatagaattagtggtcaattttgagaacattaatcgactaacggtacgcaacccgaggaaagcgaactgggagttatacaggaaaaaactagaaagttcCTTGGGGAAACAGGGGACCTTGACAGTGGGGaagccctggatgccatggtggacccgcttacggcagcgtgcgccagggcattcaataaagcttgtcccaaaagcagatcgggcaataacaagtcaaagaaaccaccatggtggtcgcaaacacttgcgccctttaagacCAAGGCCTGCAAGGTctttaattttgccagcaaGCAAAatcggagacagcctgggagacGCTCCATGAACAGTATTGTGACCAGTTTGGACGTCGTCGACATATACTTCATTTAATAAGACTGGAGTTGCTAGAGGTAGCGATGTTGTTCGTCGTGAGCGAGTTGACGGATTACGCGTATGGATATACGTCGATGCACAATATGTCGTTAAGGGATTTTCCGTTCGAAGTGGTACATGATGCATCGTACACCACCCGAACTTTGGTCGTTGTACTGTCCTCCTTTACCATGACATGGTGTGGGAGAGAACATGATGAGAAATACTGTTGACCTCTTGGAGTGATCATTTGATGTCGAGTTTCAGCGGTAGTGACTTTGGAGAGTTGCTTAAGATCAAAATATTCCTTAATGGTGGAGTGATATTGTTGTTTAAGTGTGTCGTTTCTGTTTAGCCGACGTTCTAAGAGATGGAATCTATTGAGTGCGATTTGGTGAGACTTTCCGATGACTTGTTCCAACGGAAGCCGGACCAGGTATTTTCCATTGG
This is a stretch of genomic DNA from Drosophila bipectinata strain 14024-0381.07 chromosome 4, DbipHiC1v2, whole genome shotgun sequence. It encodes these proteins:
- the Asator gene encoding tau-tubulin kinase homolog Asator isoform X10 is translated as MHLKENLKNDEHTAVDHTNVDLSVVTPFNRAQYLILNHENRNRLRLHPPPSSKPPSVGTALQSCHQQRFFLDAGADETEILKQPSPNVLQRSVTLPAKHSRLGVRSRVTFQLPAKIRLTSQATELEKTRIVLGPKEKQATKMTSEDLLQPGHVVKERWKVMRKIGGGGFGEIYEGQDLITREQVALKVESARQPKQVLKMEVAVLKKLQGKEHVCRFIGCGRNDRFNYVVMQLQGKNLAELRRAQPRGAFSLSTTLRLGLQILKAIESIHSVGFLHRDIKP